From the Neoarius graeffei isolate fNeoGra1 chromosome 1, fNeoGra1.pri, whole genome shotgun sequence genome, one window contains:
- the LOC132866829 gene encoding zinc finger BED domain-containing protein 4-like, which translates to MEASDDDPAYVVKFKAAFEKELSQREDALNHGWLRVATALDPRFKDLKCLPRGERGEVWTSIEALVQKQPGRATPERTGEPARKRSLLLYNSDSESEDEDWPKGALTRYRAEPTISERDCPLQWWSTHEGAHPQLSALARKYLGSPATSVPCERLFSLAGNIAQKKRAALSSENVNRLVCLNNWLKEKEQ; encoded by the exons ATGGAGGCCTCAGATGACGACCCAGCTTATGTGGTGAAGTTCAAGGCTGCGTTTGAAAAGGAACTGTCTCAACGCGAGGATGCCCTCAACCATGGATGGCTCAGAGTGGCAACAGCACTTGACCCTCGTTTTAAG GACCTAAAGTGTCTACCAAGAGGAGAGCGAGGAGAGGTGTGGACCAGCATTGAGGCActggtgcaaaaacaaccaggCAGAGCCACTCCGGAACGCACAGGGGAGCCAGCAAGGAAGAGGAGCCTCCTGCTGTATAATTCAGATTCTGAATCGGAGGATGAAGATTGGCCCAAAGGAGCCCTGACCCGTTACAGGGCAGAGCCTACCATCAGTGAGAGAGACTGCCCACTGCAGTGGTGGTCCACTCATGAGGGAGCCCATCCACAGCTCTCTGCCCTGGCCCGCAAGTATCTGGGCAGCCCTGCCACTTCTGTCCCTTGCGAAAGATTATTCTCCCTGGCAGGTAATATAGCTCAAAAGAAGAGGGCAGCCTTGAGCTCCGAAAATGTCAACAGGCTAGTTTGTCTCAACAActggctgaaagagaaggagcagtAA